In Helicobacter mastomyrinus, a single genomic region encodes these proteins:
- a CDS encoding ankyrin repeat domain-containing protein codes for MKHCTLKIILCLGVVISCYGANDRYNYLLFSNNYTDVRKGINLGADIEARLRGSTPLYDAARKGNLEILYLLIERGADVNAVSHGETALLKVVALNNYKFAKALIDKGAKVNVADEHLGNTPLHYAVIKKNTEMIKLLLSKGANMYSENFKGDTPARYILAFHSLPAVSIKNADITLDASSFNLGNGNVNITIKNESEKVVNIQYVALYINGDLISELEVSKRIPPNVSAAVTSLKIPSTIYEHIRLKKSGTTDIKYGFAVEYDIEGKKKNLYKKTNAELTLW; via the coding sequence ATGAAGCATTGTACTTTGAAAATCATTTTGTGTTTAGGTGTGGTAATATCCTGCTATGGGGCAAATGATAGATATAACTACCTGCTTTTTAGCAATAATTATACAGATGTGCGTAAGGGAATCAATTTGGGGGCAGATATTGAGGCGCGTTTGCGTGGTAGCACTCCACTTTATGATGCTGCACGTAAGGGGAATCTAGAGATTTTGTATTTGCTTATTGAGCGGGGGGCTGATGTAAATGCTGTATCTCACGGAGAGACGGCATTGCTTAAAGTTGTGGCACTTAATAATTATAAATTTGCTAAGGCTTTGATTGATAAAGGTGCAAAAGTCAATGTCGCTGATGAGCATTTGGGCAATACACCTTTGCATTATGCGGTGATAAAGAAAAATACTGAGATGATAAAGCTACTTTTATCAAAAGGTGCAAATATGTATTCGGAGAATTTTAAGGGGGATACCCCTGCACGTTATATTCTTGCCTTTCATTCCCTACCCGCAGTAAGTATCAAAAATGCAGATATTACACTTGATGCTTCTTCATTTAATCTAGGTAATGGTAATGTAAATATTACGATTAAAAATGAGAGCGAGAAGGTCGTAAATATCCAATACGTGGCTTTATACATTAATGGTGATTTGATAAGTGAGCTAGAAGTCTCTAAGAGGATTCCGCCTAATGTAAGTGCAGCGGTAACCAGCCTTAAAATCCCTTCTACTATTTATGAGCATATCCGTCTTAAAAAATCAGGCACGACAGATATAAAATATGGCTTTGCCGTGGAATACGATATAGAGGGCAAGAAAAAGAATCTATATAAAAAGACAAATGCAGAGCTGACATTATGGTAA
- the folD gene encoding bifunctional methylenetetrahydrofolate dehydrogenase/methenyltetrahydrofolate cyclohydrolase FolD, producing the protein MTLLDGKSLSVEIENSLTKDISALAHQGVTPGLAVILVGNNPASCAYVQMKAKACKRVGIYSVTHEMPSTITENELLSTIKMLNNNPNIDGILVQLPLPAHIETAKVLEAIDPQKDVDGFHPFNIGRLVANLDTFAPATPLGVMNLLKAYNIELKGKDVAIVGMSNIVGKPLSALMLNAGASVSCCHILTKDVSAYTKNADIVCVGVGKVGLITADMIKEGVVVVDIGINRLESGALVGDVDFEAVSLKAGFITPVPGGVGPMTIATLLQNTYKAALYRLEQRK; encoded by the coding sequence ATGACATTGCTAGATGGTAAATCTTTGAGTGTAGAGATTGAAAATAGCTTGACTAAAGACATTAGCGCTCTTGCACATCAGGGGGTAACGCCGGGATTGGCGGTGATTTTAGTGGGAAATAATCCTGCAAGTTGTGCTTATGTGCAAATGAAAGCCAAAGCGTGCAAACGCGTAGGAATCTACTCTGTAACACACGAAATGCCCTCTACTATTACAGAAAATGAGCTTTTATCGACAATTAAAATGCTTAATAATAATCCTAATATTGATGGCATACTCGTGCAGCTGCCGCTTCCTGCGCATATTGAAACGGCAAAAGTGCTTGAAGCCATCGATCCACAAAAAGATGTTGATGGCTTTCACCCTTTCAATATAGGACGATTAGTGGCGAATCTAGATACTTTTGCCCCTGCTACTCCGCTTGGGGTAATGAATCTACTCAAGGCTTATAATATTGAGCTAAAGGGCAAAGATGTAGCGATTGTAGGTATGAGTAATATTGTAGGCAAACCACTTAGTGCCTTAATGCTTAATGCGGGGGCAAGTGTGAGCTGTTGTCATATTTTAACAAAAGATGTGAGCGCATATACAAAAAATGCGGATATTGTGTGTGTAGGAGTGGGAAAAGTAGGCTTAATCACGGCAGATATGATAAAAGAAGGCGTAGTAGTGGTGGATATTGGTATCAATCGTTTAGAATCTGGCGCACTTGTGGGCGATGTGGATTTTGAAGCGGTGTCTTTAAAGGCAGGATTCATTACGCCTGTGCCCGGTGGAGTAGGTCCTATGACGATTGCTACATTATTGCAAAACACTTACAAGGCAGCACTTTATAGATTAGAACAAAGGAAATAG
- a CDS encoding putative Se/S carrier-like protein translates to MQSLKVYILFENASSAFSAQNVLSSPLLFDFDFTLQLVPTPKEYSKSCALAILLEVRESLYGESVEQFMQSIISMLAQKHIKHDIIRL, encoded by the coding sequence ATGCAATCGCTCAAAGTATATATTCTATTTGAAAATGCTTCAAGTGCCTTTAGCGCACAAAACGTCTTAAGCTCTCCCCTGCTTTTTGATTTTGATTTTACCTTGCAGCTTGTGCCTACACCCAAAGAATATAGTAAAAGTTGCGCTCTAGCGATTTTACTTGAAGTAAGGGAAAGCCTCTATGGAGAGAGTGTGGAGCAATTTATGCAATCTATTATTTCAATGTTAGCACAAAAACATATTAAGCACGATATAATACGCCTCTAG
- a CDS encoding UDP-N-acetylmuramoyl-tripeptide--D-alanyl-D-alanine ligase: MENMFIVDVIAQWVFVVFFAYYGLTNLQWYNYSLKRVIFMHHKFMWHIYYCIVPLILYVGTFFVPSPVANYMLIALSIVYALMIVMWAIKLDKRLKFTLRVIRFVGIFFIFMLFNEVLCYVLGIASALLDLMPLVFAVIVSRIYESVLLNRYIALAEEKLDVMSSLVVICITGSYGKTSIKNFLAQILKEKYRVYATPRSVNTHTGIIADINSNLDYTTEIYIAEAGARLRGDIAIISEFLNPHYAVIGEIGEQHLEYFKNLDNIVETKFELLQSKRLKKAFIFKDNPMPNQLDVNLHKKIIPFPENIRNIKADLEGISFELYIKGEWHYFEAIVLGQFNVINLSAAIYMGIELGLRVEEIQKAIKRLDPVPHRLNKIEANQKIIIDDSFNGNLKGMKEAIRLASLYEGRKIIVTPGVVESKKEANVELARAIDGVFDIAIITGELNSKIISSNIYKTQKIILKDKVMLEDMLKSCSLPNDLVLFSNDAPSYI; encoded by the coding sequence ATGGAGAATATGTTTATTGTTGATGTGATAGCTCAGTGGGTCTTTGTGGTTTTTTTTGCTTATTATGGCTTAACGAATCTACAATGGTATAACTATAGCCTTAAGCGAGTGATATTTATGCATCATAAATTTATGTGGCATATTTATTACTGCATAGTACCCCTGATTCTCTATGTAGGGACATTTTTTGTACCAAGTCCTGTGGCGAATTATATGCTTATTGCTTTAAGTATAGTATATGCCCTAATGATTGTGATGTGGGCAATAAAATTAGATAAAAGATTGAAATTTACCTTACGTGTTATAAGGTTTGTAGGTATCTTTTTTATTTTTATGCTTTTTAATGAAGTCTTGTGCTATGTGTTGGGTATAGCAAGTGCATTGCTTGATTTAATGCCTTTGGTATTTGCGGTGATTGTTTCGCGTATATATGAGAGTGTGTTACTTAATCGTTACATTGCTTTGGCTGAAGAAAAACTCGATGTTATGTCTTCTTTGGTGGTGATTTGCATAACGGGAAGTTATGGCAAAACAAGTATTAAAAATTTTCTTGCACAAATATTAAAAGAAAAATATCGTGTCTATGCTACACCACGTAGTGTAAATACACATACAGGCATTATTGCAGATATTAATAGTAACCTTGATTATACGACAGAGATTTATATTGCCGAGGCTGGTGCGCGGTTGAGAGGAGATATTGCCATTATTAGTGAATTTTTGAATCCTCATTATGCAGTAATTGGTGAAATAGGAGAGCAGCATTTAGAGTATTTTAAGAATCTTGACAATATCGTGGAAACGAAATTTGAACTTTTGCAAAGTAAGCGATTAAAAAAAGCCTTTATCTTTAAAGATAATCCTATGCCCAACCAACTTGATGTAAACTTACATAAAAAAATTATACCCTTTCCGGAGAATATACGTAATATCAAAGCAGATTTAGAGGGCATAAGCTTTGAGCTATACATTAAAGGAGAATGGCATTATTTTGAAGCAATAGTTCTAGGGCAGTTTAATGTTATTAATCTTAGTGCGGCTATTTATATGGGTATTGAACTAGGGCTTAGAGTGGAGGAGATACAGAAGGCTATAAAAAGATTAGATCCTGTCCCACATCGTTTAAATAAGATAGAGGCAAACCAAAAAATTATCATTGATGATAGTTTTAATGGAAATTTGAAGGGTATGAAAGAAGCTATTCGTCTAGCTTCTCTTTATGAGGGACGAAAGATTATTGTAACCCCGGGCGTTGTAGAAAGCAAAAAAGAGGCAAATGTCGAATTAGCACGGGCTATTGATGGGGTATTTGATATTGCTATTATTACAGGTGAACTTAATAGTAAGATTATTTCCTCAAATATTTATAAGACGCAAAAAATTATTCTCAAAGATAAGGTTATGCTAGAAGATATGCTGAAATCCTGCTCTTTGCCAAATGATTTGGTGCTATTTAGCAATGACGCACCAAGCTATATTTAA
- a CDS encoding HIT family protein — protein sequence MDRIYAPWRSKYFTAGSEECVFCNIAKNPQDDEKNHIIYRDELVFGVMNLYPYTPGHFMLLPLIHCDSPEKLPLEVWLHLHRLSHQAMQILYAYGAQGVNMGLNIKKAGGAGIPEHLHIHFVPRYIGDTNFITSIAQTRTFGMEFDSVYVKIKTLAEKYFTLKG from the coding sequence ATGGATAGAATCTATGCGCCGTGGCGAAGCAAGTATTTCACTGCCGGATCAGAGGAATGTGTGTTTTGCAATATTGCCAAGAATCCACAAGATGATGAAAAGAATCATATTATTTATCGTGATGAGTTGGTATTTGGCGTTATGAATCTTTATCCTTATACACCTGGGCATTTTATGCTTTTGCCTCTCATTCATTGTGATTCCCCCGAAAAGCTGCCCTTAGAGGTATGGCTACACTTGCATCGCCTTTCACATCAAGCAATGCAGATTCTCTATGCATATGGCGCACAGGGTGTAAATATGGGGCTCAATATTAAAAAAGCCGGTGGAGCAGGGATACCCGAGCATTTGCATATACATTTTGTCCCACGCTATATAGGTGATACAAATTTTATAACAAGCATTGCGCAGACACGTACTTTTGGTATGGAATTTGATAGTGTGTATGTAAAAATCAAGACTCTTGCAGAAAAATATTTCACCTTGAAAGGATAA
- a CDS encoding D-alanine--D-alanine ligase, producing MKYDVLFGGVSFEHEISIVSAIALKKVLGADIEHFIFLDSKHRFYLISAENMKSKYFSSGDYQKCTEIFLRNGAFCKKSLFGFSPLTSHIVINLIHGADGEDGSISAMLDFYHLPFIGPRIESGVMSFNKALTKIFAHQRGVKSLDYEILTRANSHISHLQYPLILKPARLGSSIGVSVVNEPKELEYAMDLAFEYDDSIVAEHFQSGIKEYNLAGCKVKKGAESVYRYSIIEEPSKKELLDFEHKYLDFSRTSQVLKADISQDLEKKLKESFAKLYENAFEGALIRCDFFVIDDEVYLNEINPVPGSMANYLFADFGAVLAELALNLPKKHSIKVSYKYIEQIHHAKGK from the coding sequence ATGAAATATGATGTGCTATTTGGTGGTGTGAGCTTTGAACACGAAATTAGCATAGTGAGTGCGATTGCCTTAAAAAAGGTGCTAGGAGCGGACATAGAGCATTTTATATTCCTTGATAGCAAACATCGCTTTTATCTTATCTCCGCAGAGAATATGAAGTCAAAATACTTTAGCTCGGGGGATTATCAAAAATGCACGGAAATTTTTTTACGCAATGGGGCATTTTGCAAAAAATCACTTTTTGGCTTTAGCCCCTTAACTTCTCATATTGTGATTAATCTCATACACGGGGCTGATGGGGAAGATGGTAGTATAAGCGCAATGCTTGATTTCTATCATTTGCCTTTCATTGGTCCAAGGATAGAATCTGGCGTGATGAGCTTTAATAAGGCTTTGACAAAGATTTTTGCTCATCAAAGAGGTGTAAAGAGCCTTGATTATGAGATTCTAACAAGAGCAAATTCGCATATTTCTCATTTGCAATATCCGCTGATTCTTAAACCCGCACGATTGGGAAGTTCTATCGGTGTAAGTGTGGTAAATGAGCCTAAAGAGCTAGAGTATGCAATGGACTTAGCCTTTGAGTACGATGATAGCATTGTGGCAGAGCATTTTCAAAGTGGCATTAAAGAATATAATCTCGCAGGCTGTAAGGTCAAAAAAGGCGCGGAGAGTGTGTATAGGTATTCTATCATCGAAGAGCCTAGCAAAAAAGAATTACTTGATTTTGAGCATAAATATTTAGATTTTTCCCGCACGTCACAGGTGTTGAAAGCGGATATTAGTCAAGATTTAGAGAAAAAACTTAAAGAAAGCTTTGCAAAACTTTATGAAAATGCCTTTGAAGGAGCGTTGATACGATGTGATTTTTTTGTGATTGATGATGAGGTGTATCTCAACGAGATTAATCCCGTGCCTGGCTCGATGGCAAACTATCTGTTTGCGGATTTTGGGGCGGTATTAGCAGAATTAGCCTTAAATTTGCCAAAAAAACATTCTATCAAGGTAAGCTATAAATATATAGAGCAGATTCATCACGCAAAGGGAAAATAG
- a CDS encoding alpha/beta fold hydrolase has translation MAQRRIEYQGECFDISYERVNHTDSKQIATKPIILFLHGWGSNKDVMKIAFSKCFHQYEHIYIDMPGFGNSPNDKPLFTSDYAQIVQIFLRDVCGVSAQEVLMVGHSFGGKVALLCEPKEVILLSSAGIKVPKSIKVRCKIAFAKIMGQCGFSHLGKMFRSKDVIAMNEGMYQTFKNVVDEDFSGIFRHYKGKASIFWGRDDRATPLFCGERIAALIQDSRFFVLEGDHYFFLRQGEGIEKLYGSNI, from the coding sequence ATGGCACAAAGACGCATAGAATATCAAGGAGAATGCTTTGATATAAGCTATGAGAGGGTAAATCACACAGATTCCAAACAAATAGCCACAAAGCCTATAATACTCTTTTTGCACGGCTGGGGGAGTAATAAAGATGTGATGAAAATCGCCTTTAGCAAGTGTTTTCACCAATATGAGCATATTTATATCGATATGCCCGGCTTTGGCAATAGCCCTAATGATAAGCCACTGTTTACAAGCGATTATGCGCAAATCGTGCAGATATTCTTGCGCGATGTATGTGGAGTGAGTGCGCAAGAGGTGCTGATGGTAGGGCATAGTTTTGGTGGTAAGGTCGCACTGCTGTGTGAGCCAAAAGAAGTGATTTTGCTCTCAAGTGCGGGTATCAAAGTGCCTAAGTCTATCAAAGTGCGCTGCAAAATTGCATTCGCTAAAATAATGGGGCAATGTGGGTTTTCACATTTGGGCAAAATGTTTCGTTCAAAAGATGTTATTGCAATGAATGAGGGTATGTATCAAACGTTTAAAAATGTAGTTGATGAAGATTTTTCAGGAATATTTAGACATTATAAAGGAAAAGCGAGTATATTTTGGGGTAGAGATGATAGAGCCACCCCGCTTTTTTGCGGAGAAAGGATAGCAGCCCTCATACAGGATAGTCGTTTTTTTGTGCTAGAGGGCGATCATTACTTCTTTTTAAGGCAGGGTGAGGGGATTGAGAAGCTATATGGGAGCAATATATGA
- a CDS encoding TSUP family transporter, with protein sequence MEDISLWTLGALILAGFIAGFIDSIAGGGGMITIPALLLAGIPPLEALGTNKFQSCFGSFGATFHFYKRGHIHLKKHIPFVLVVFCASMLGSVSVQMFEADFLRKCIPFLLIIFAFYFLVSPKVTEASQHVLIGAVPLGLVLGAIGFYDGFFGPGTGSFLMFALIMLGGFGLLQALVHAKLLNFATNLASVVIFACSGKIFWIVGLCMALGQFAGANLGSHIAIGYGARIIKPLVVIVSLCASINLLYREYF encoded by the coding sequence ATGGAAGACATAAGCTTATGGACGCTTGGTGCGTTAATTTTAGCGGGATTTATAGCGGGATTTATTGATTCTATAGCAGGTGGTGGCGGTATGATTACCATTCCTGCTTTACTCCTTGCGGGAATCCCGCCGCTTGAGGCACTTGGGACAAATAAATTTCAAAGCTGTTTTGGGAGCTTTGGCGCGACTTTCCATTTCTACAAAAGAGGACATATCCACCTTAAAAAGCATATTCCCTTTGTGCTTGTCGTATTTTGTGCTTCAATGTTAGGAAGTGTGAGTGTGCAGATGTTTGAGGCGGATTTTTTGCGTAAATGTATTCCCTTTTTGCTTATCATCTTTGCATTTTACTTTCTTGTCTCCCCAAAAGTTACAGAGGCTTCTCAACACGTGCTCATAGGGGCTGTGCCTCTGGGCTTGGTGCTAGGTGCTATTGGATTTTATGATGGTTTCTTTGGTCCAGGGACTGGCTCGTTTTTGATGTTTGCGCTCATTATGCTTGGTGGTTTTGGGCTATTGCAGGCACTTGTTCACGCAAAATTGCTTAACTTTGCTACCAACCTTGCTTCAGTGGTTATATTTGCTTGTAGCGGGAAGATTTTTTGGATTGTGGGGCTGTGTATGGCATTGGGGCAGTTTGCAGGGGCAAATCTAGGCTCACATATCGCTATTGGCTATGGAGCGCGTATCATCAAGCCACTTGTAGTTATCGTCTCTTTATGTGCGAGTATTAATCTACTTTATAGGGAATATTTCTAA
- a CDS encoding DUF1104 domain-containing protein — MRCVKPIGALALSALLCGTLGAADFSKKSDAELINLSGIAKVEEFADYQIEIAKRLKKKSEKEAKAFKEKLKAQYEKATDNLTVKQLREYKQATHEAMKKRIESMSVKELQESGLDIHKHFKNPENKAKDKKDMPKDTKK, encoded by the coding sequence ATGAGATGTGTAAAACCTATAGGAGCTTTGGCTCTAAGTGCATTGCTTTGTGGCACTCTTGGTGCGGCGGACTTTAGCAAAAAAAGCGATGCGGAATTGATTAATCTTTCAGGTATTGCCAAAGTTGAGGAGTTTGCGGATTATCAAATCGAAATCGCCAAACGTTTAAAAAAGAAATCCGAAAAAGAGGCAAAGGCTTTTAAAGAAAAACTTAAGGCTCAATACGAAAAAGCCACAGACAACCTCACTGTAAAGCAGCTAAGAGAATATAAACAAGCCACACACGAGGCAATGAAAAAACGTATAGAATCTATGAGTGTGAAAGAATTGCAAGAGAGTGGCTTGGATATACACAAACATTTTAAGAATCCAGAAAATAAGGCAAAAGACAAAAAAGATATGCCTAAAGATACTAAAAAATAA
- a CDS encoding anion permease, which produces MAVWLIFTAFTIGLGFVKTGLGKCISLYRVKTWQINSRIRL; this is translated from the coding sequence GTGGCTGTATGGCTTATATTTACAGCTTTTACGATAGGGCTTGGCTTTGTAAAAACAGGCTTGGGCAAATGTATATCTTTATATCGTGTCAAAACTTGGCAAATCAACTCTAGAATTAGGCTATAG
- a CDS encoding c-type cytochrome gives MKKKLILSILTSTLFAAQDEHTIRNEYGKNLYENPRGIACNKCHGNKGEGSVIARYKHKGVEKSLIAPRINNIDYSTFSKALHKQKGVMPSYYLTDEEITAIYMYIYQP, from the coding sequence ATGAAGAAAAAACTTATACTCTCCATACTAACAAGCACATTATTTGCCGCCCAAGATGAACATACAATCCGCAATGAATATGGCAAAAACCTTTATGAGAATCCTCGTGGCATTGCGTGCAATAAATGTCACGGGAACAAAGGCGAAGGCAGCGTTATCGCACGCTACAAACATAAAGGTGTAGAAAAGTCTCTTATAGCCCCTCGTATTAATAATATCGATTATAGCACTTTTAGTAAAGCCTTACATAAACAAAAAGGCGTAATGCCTAGCTATTACCTCACAGATGAAGAAATTACAGCAATTTATATGTATATTTACCAGCCATAG
- a CDS encoding acylphosphatase translates to MKICKQFLIFGRVQGVGFRRFVKAKVDIMNEEKECLSGYVRNLADGSVQVVAQGDEDILQKLEELLKVGTIKSVVERIESTTLEIDEILNGFEIVK, encoded by the coding sequence ATGAAAATATGCAAACAATTTTTGATTTTTGGTCGTGTGCAAGGTGTCGGATTCCGCCGATTTGTAAAAGCAAAAGTGGATATTATGAATGAAGAAAAAGAGTGTTTAAGCGGCTATGTGCGTAATCTTGCCGATGGAAGTGTGCAGGTGGTAGCACAAGGTGATGAAGATATATTGCAAAAATTGGAAGAGCTTTTGAAAGTGGGGACGATTAAAAGTGTCGTTGAAAGGATAGAATCTACTACTTTAGAGATAGATGAGATTTTGAATGGTTTTGAGATTGTAAAATAG
- the uvrA gene encoding excinuclease ABC subunit UvrA: MKDYNHIHISGARENNLKNISLSIPKNQLIVFTGLSGSGKSTLAFDTLYAEGQRRYIESLSSYARQFLDKVGKPDVDKIEGLTPAIAIDQKTTSKNPRSTVGTITEIYDYFRLLYARVGIQHCHICGERISQMSATDIIEQILKLPSDAKMVILAPIVKEKRGSFGDKIESLRQKGYVRAMIDGVMVRLDEEIELAKNKKHSIKVVIDRVSNTLDNHTRIAQGVEKALKESYGEIEIELIHNDKKKFLHYSEHFACFKCKVSFEELEPLEFSFNSPKGACGDCLGLGAKYAIDLKKILDKSQPLNKGGIKIIFGFNRNYYAELFYAFCKSAKIDPGKSFDELNSSQQNALLYGCTEEVELHWRSSKLKRPWRGILQIAYDMFKDDKDLGDYTTEKICPTCKGHRLKLESLSVKVGGLGIGELIDMPIQKVFEFFDKRENFAYLNEQEHFIAEPILNEIHQRLFFLYDVGLGYLTLGRDARSISGGESQRIRIASQIGSGLTGVMYVLDEPSIGLHERDTLRLIKTLRSLQEKGNSVIVVEHDKETILNADYIVDIGPEAGLRGGEVVFSGDVKALLDSNTLTAQYVKGTKIISYPHKRKVSQWLHINNVNIHNIKNLNVSIPLSQFVCVTGVSGSGKSSLILQTLLPVAQELLNNAKKVQKCDGVEILGLEHLDKVIYLDQSPIGRTPRSNPATYTGVMDDIRALFTEVKESKLRGYGVGRFSFNVKGGRCEKCQGEGEIKIEMHFLPDIMVKCDACKGAKYNPQTLEIKYKDKNIADVLAMSVDDALAFFTKVPKIAQRLQTLQDVGLGYITLGQNAITLSGGEAQRIKLAKELSRKDTGKTLYVLDEPTTGLHFADVDRLTKVLHHLVDLGNSVIVIEHNLDMIKNADYIIDIGPEGGSGGGKIVDCGSVAEVSKNHSKSGSYTGKFLAKELARDSKLSKKEQK; the protein is encoded by the coding sequence TTGAAAGATTATAATCATATTCATATTAGCGGTGCACGCGAGAATAACCTCAAAAATATTAGCCTTAGTATCCCTAAAAATCAGCTTATCGTTTTCACAGGATTGTCTGGCTCGGGTAAATCAACTCTAGCCTTTGATACCCTCTATGCTGAGGGGCAGCGGCGATATATAGAATCGCTCTCAAGCTATGCGCGGCAGTTTTTAGACAAAGTGGGTAAGCCTGATGTTGATAAGATAGAGGGGCTAACACCTGCCATTGCCATTGATCAAAAGACAACAAGCAAGAATCCACGTTCCACTGTTGGCACGATTACCGAAATTTATGATTATTTTCGTTTGCTTTATGCGCGTGTGGGGATTCAGCATTGTCATATTTGTGGAGAGAGAATCTCCCAAATGAGTGCTACGGATATTATTGAGCAGATTCTCAAACTCCCAAGCGATGCGAAAATGGTTATCCTTGCCCCGATTGTGAAAGAAAAAAGGGGTAGTTTTGGCGATAAGATAGAATCTTTGCGTCAAAAAGGCTATGTCCGCGCAATGATTGATGGTGTGATGGTGCGTCTTGATGAGGAGATTGAACTTGCTAAAAATAAAAAGCATAGCATTAAAGTGGTAATTGATAGGGTAAGCAATACTTTAGATAATCACACACGTATTGCGCAAGGCGTGGAAAAAGCATTGAAAGAATCTTATGGGGAAATTGAAATAGAGCTGATACATAATGATAAAAAAAAGTTTTTGCATTATTCGGAGCATTTTGCGTGTTTTAAATGCAAAGTGAGCTTTGAGGAGCTAGAACCGCTTGAATTCTCTTTTAATTCTCCTAAGGGCGCGTGTGGAGATTGTTTAGGGCTTGGGGCAAAATATGCTATTGATTTGAAAAAAATTCTTGATAAATCCCAGCCACTCAATAAAGGCGGGATTAAAATCATTTTTGGATTCAATCGTAACTATTATGCTGAACTTTTTTATGCCTTTTGCAAAAGTGCGAAAATTGACCCGGGAAAGAGTTTTGATGAATTAAATAGCTCACAGCAAAATGCACTTTTATATGGCTGCACGGAGGAAGTGGAGCTTCATTGGCGCTCAAGTAAGCTTAAGCGTCCTTGGAGAGGGATTTTGCAAATTGCCTATGATATGTTTAAGGACGATAAGGATTTGGGTGATTACACGACTGAAAAGATATGCCCTACCTGCAAGGGACATCGCTTGAAGTTAGAATCTTTAAGCGTGAAAGTAGGGGGATTAGGCATTGGTGAGTTGATTGATATGCCCATACAGAAGGTGTTTGAGTTTTTTGATAAGCGGGAGAATTTTGCTTATTTGAATGAGCAGGAGCATTTCATCGCCGAGCCGATTTTAAATGAAATACATCAAAGGCTATTTTTTCTCTATGATGTGGGGCTTGGCTATCTCACTTTAGGGCGGGATGCCCGGAGTATTAGTGGTGGGGAGTCTCAACGTATTCGTATCGCTAGTCAAATCGGCAGTGGGCTTACAGGTGTGATGTATGTGCTTGATGAGCCAAGCATTGGGTTACACGAGCGCGATACCCTGCGTCTTATTAAGACTTTGCGAAGTCTGCAGGAAAAGGGTAATAGCGTGATTGTAGTCGAGCACGATAAGGAGACAATTTTAAATGCAGATTATATCGTGGATATTGGACCGGAGGCGGGATTACGCGGTGGGGAAGTGGTATTTAGCGGTGATGTAAAGGCACTGCTAGATTCAAACACGCTTACTGCACAATATGTAAAGGGTACAAAAATCATCTCCTATCCACATAAGCGCAAGGTTTCACAATGGCTACATATTAATAATGTCAATATTCATAATATTAAGAATCTTAATGTCTCCATTCCGCTCTCTCAATTTGTGTGTGTAACAGGTGTGAGCGGCTCGGGCAAGAGCTCATTGATTTTGCAAACGCTTCTGCCTGTAGCACAGGAGCTACTTAATAATGCTAAAAAGGTGCAAAAGTGTGATGGAGTGGAGATTCTAGGATTAGAACATTTGGATAAAGTGATATATTTAGACCAAAGTCCTATCGGGCGCACACCTCGCAGTAATCCCGCGACTTACACAGGTGTGATGGACGATATACGCGCACTTTTTACGGAGGTTAAAGAATCTAAGCTGCGCGGCTATGGGGTAGGGCGATTTAGCTTTAATGTCAAAGGTGGGCGATGTGAGAAATGTCAGGGTGAGGGTGAGATAAAGATTGAAATGCACTTTTTACCTGACATAATGGTCAAATGCGATGCGTGTAAGGGTGCGAAGTATAATCCACAAACGCTTGAAATTAAGTATAAAGATAAGAATATTGCCGATGTGCTGGCTATGAGCGTAGATGATGCACTCGCATTTTTTACTAAAGTGCCAAAGATAGCCCAAAGACTACAGACATTGCAAGATGTGGGATTGGGTTATATCACACTAGGGCAGAATGCCATTACACTCAGTGGAGGAGAGGCGCAGAGGATTAAACTCGCTAAAGAGCTTAGCCGCAAGGATACGGGCAAGACACTCTATGTGCTTGATGAGCCTACCACAGGGCTGCATTTTGCCGATGTGGATAGGCTCACAAAGGTACTTCATCATTTAGTGGATTTGGGTAATTCTGTGATTGTGATTGAGCATAATTTAGATATGATTAAAAATGCTGATTATATTATCGATATTGGACCTGAGGGTGGCTCTGGTGGAGGGAAAATCGTAGATTGTGGATCTGTGGCAGAAGTGAGCAAGAATCATAGTAAGAGTGGTAGCTACACAGGCAAGTTTCTTGCTAAAGAATTAGCACGCGATAGCAAATTATCAAAAAAGGAGCAAAAATGA